Below is a window of Drosophila miranda strain MSH22 chromosome 3, D.miranda_PacBio2.1, whole genome shotgun sequence DNA.
ACCGGCCCAGAAATCGGAGTACGAGCACTACAAGATAAAGCCCCTCTCCGCGCTCTCGGGCTACGGCCTCAAGCCCAGCTCCTACATGAAGTACATGCCCAGCACAGTGCAGACCAAGCTGGTGGAATCATCGCCAGCGCCAGTCCATGTCCCGGCCCCCGTCCACGTGCACATCCAGCCCGTGCCGGTGGTCGAGCAGCTGCGGTACTTCCACTACAAGCCGAGCTACGCGAATGTTTACCCTGCCCCACAGACCATCGCCCAGCACCCGATTGTGGTGCAGGAGGCTGTGCCCCAGGTTGAGGAAGTGCACCACCACACGTACACGGCGGAGCTGGCTGCCCCCGCACCTGCCCCTGCGCCCGCTCCGACCCAAGCGATTGATGTAATTGTGCCCCAGTTCCGGCCCTCGAAGCCGGACCCGCTGCAGGAGGAGTACCATGCGGAGCCCCTCTACGGCAAGGCCCTGGAACCGTACCAATACGAGATCCAGCACGAGCCAGGTCCCTCGGCCGCGCCGCTGATCAAGATCGAGTACCATGCCCAGGCGGACAGCATCAAGGAGCACTACAAGCAGCTGCCCGAGTTCCAGCAGCTGTCGACGCTCGTTGGCAAGTCGCCGGACGACCAGATCCACGGCCTCACCTACCTCCTGGCCAAGGAGATGCAGGCCAAGCTGCAGCGCCAGGGCAAGCAGCTGATGATGGATCGCCCCCAGGACAGCACGGCCCCCATACTCTTCCATCCCGGCCAGGTGCAGGCTCCGGCTGCAGTTCCCACCCTCAAGACGCTGGCGGACTTGGGCGGCGGCTCCCTTGGAGTGCAACAGGGCCGACTGATTGGCATGGCCAAGACGAAGCAGTACGTGCCGATCATTGAGTCGGGTAACAACGATGTCAAGGAGCTGCCCGCCGTACCCAGCAGCGTGGCCCCAAAGCTGCCGACTCCCAGCTCCTTCATCGACTACACCCCCGGCCATGGCTTGTCGCACGGGTACGAGGGGGTAAGGGATGATGAGCGGCCCGTGACCACAGTGGAGCATGTGGTGCATCATCCCACGGTCACGAactatcatcatcatcatcagcagcagcagcagcagcagcagcatccagagcagcagcagcagcatccggagcagcagcagcaacaccatcATTACCAGGCCACCTCTCTTCCGGCGGAGCTGGATGCGGAAAAGGGTGTGAATGGCCTGCATTTGGTGAACAGTCAGGAGGACAAGTCGGTGAGTCCCGCTTTGGATCTGTTCCGACATCCACTTCCGTTTTAGTTTAGGCTTGCAGATGGATCCGATGCACCGGATAGAATGAATATTTAATATTGGAAAGTGGAAAGTGGCTACCCATTCCCCATTGTCCTGGGGACTCAGTTCTCCCACCTTCCGTTGCATTAAATTAAAGCACACCTTGGGGCGTGCCACAAAAGGATTGTCGCTTTGGATAGCTCCATTGATTGGCATAGGCAAAAACACAATCAACATAAATAAGAGGAGCTGCCCCAGACATACACTTGCCTCTCcatcccacacacacacacacacacacacacacacagacacgacAATGCGGCGGCAGTCACAACAATGGAATCCCCTGCAGGGgcatttctctctctctgtgtctctgtgtgtgtgtgcaactTCGTTCGATCCATGTCTCGCCGGTAATGCACTTAATCGAATAATTTTCAAGTTCGACAAGCATTTTCAATGTCGTTAGCCAGGCACGAGAGCCAGCCACCCAGCCGCCCAGCACTCCCATCTTCTGGCCAATCCTGCCACAGATTGGCATCCGTCTGGCCCCCAGGTAGCCGCCACAGGAGCACTTCGTCCTTCATTACTATGCGCCCGACTACTGCAGACAGCAGTCGGcggagcggcagagcggcagaGTCCCTTCCCCTCGGACTGGTTTTGGGCGCTGTCTGGAGCAATTGATATAGATATATAGCATCCCAGATACGCTGTAGATATAGATACGTATACGCTATTCATGGGTTCAACCTCAAGCACTTGAAGAGTTTCCTTACCCCAAAAAGGAAATGCACTTCTCTCTGAGGCGGCAGATACATGCGTCCGTCGGAATTAACATTTTTCTTTCACTGGAGAATAGAAGTTTTTCCTCGTCTGGGCTTCTGGGATTCTGTGGAACGGGTGGATTGGGTGGAATGGGTGGGGGAGGGGCGAAAGGGTGTGCTTGCATTTAATTTATCCGTATTTCTATGGCAAGCCCCCCACAAAGTGAAGTCGTGGGCAATGGAACGCGTCTTTGTGCTCAGCGAGCCAAAAGGGCATGGAAAAGTATCTTAAGGACAGACACAAACCATACAAACCATCGGCAGAACGGTGGGTCGAGGCATGAAGCATTTTAGCCCGGAAAATTATCTTAAAGCAGTCCAAAAAATGTAATTTACTTCAAAAACTTTCAACCATAGAACATTCGCATCAGAATCGTCAGAATCGGAGGCCTCACTTCGGATCGGGGCACGCCA
It encodes the following:
- the LOC117187807 gene encoding uncharacterized protein LOC117187807, with amino-acid sequence MDTWHRLPSLETFSSYEDMQRYFDQRNLRSMRHIDNPTDDSYLAAFNQYNDQSESEDRSQVHRSRTKREERKLPSAPRMLRFELSDAVEPSDEVKQLLRQHHSRALKESPTTEGAPPAITSQAPKSQRSKRKPRRQRRSTIGQQPADFKAMMIPFQETDAREPDPITATLIREARILDLQSQATKTEPSKKSQKHGFQVRIRKTKRSKRSAAAPLQMFKFEMSDAKAMPQPQPQRSGKQLQATPTLLTMETRPENRTQSQSQSQTPTTPTPRQEDNAILNGESTAETKRMYVYKEAPPSPVHGKSKKSLSGLPHEVQKVIGQLMKEGHGGKAYIKYLPAQKSEYEHYKIKPLSALSGYGLKPSSYMKYMPSTVQTKLVESSPAPVHVPAPVHVHIQPVPVVEQLRYFHYKPSYANVYPAPQTIAQHPIVVQEAVPQVEEVHHHTYTAELAAPAPAPAPAPTQAIDVIVPQFRPSKPDPLQEEYHAEPLYGKALEPYQYEIQHEPGPSAAPLIKIEYHAQADSIKEHYKQLPEFQQLSTLVGKSPDDQIHGLTYLLAKEMQAKLQRQGKQLMMDRPQDSTAPILFHPGQVQAPAAVPTLKTLADLGGGSLGVQQGRLIGMAKTKQYVPIIESGNNDVKELPAVPSSVAPKLPTPSSFIDYTPGHGLSHGYEGVRDDERPVTTVEHVVHHPTLDAEKGVNGLHLVNSQEDKSVSPALDLFRHPLPF